DNA from Kitasatospora acidiphila:
CCGACCCCCTGCCACCGGCGGACTCCCCGGCCTGGACCCTGCCCCGAGGCGGGTGAAGGCGCCCGTTTAAAAAAAATTCGGTCGATCTCCGGCTACCGTGTCGATCTGCGCCCGCGCCGTTCGACCTGGGGTAGAGAGGGTCGAGAGGCGACCCCCGATCAAGGAGAAGGACGATGGCGAAGTACATGCTGATCATGCGAGGCACGGACGAATCCGTCGCGAAGATGATGGAGACGCCCTTCGAGGAGATGCTCGAGACGGTGGGCCGTTTCAACGAGGAGTTGATCCGGGCGGGCGTGCTCGTCGCCGCCGAGGGCCTGGACGATCCGTCGCAGGGCGTGGTGGTCGACTTCAGCGGGGAGACCCCGGTTGTCACCGACGGCCCGTACGGTGAGACGAAGGAGCTGTTCGGCGGCTTCTACGTGCTCGACGTCGCCTCGAAGGAGGAGGCCGTCGAGTGGGCCAAGCGGCTCCCGTTCTTCCCCGGCTCGAAGGTCGAGGTCCGCCGGGTGCCGGGCATCGAGGAGTTCCCGCAGGACAACGAGTGGATCATCAAGGAGCGGGCGTGGCGCGAGCGGACGGGCCAGCTCTGACACCCGGGGCCTGCGACGGCCCGCCGATCGCCGAGTCGGCGCGGCGGGCCGTCGAGGCGGTCTGGCGGATCGAGTCCGCGCGGATCGTCGGCGCGCTGGCCCGCTACACGGGGGACTTCGCGCTCGCCGAGGACGTCGCGCAGGAGGCGCTGGCGGAGGCACTCGTCTCCTGGTCGCGCGACGGTGCGCCGGCCAACCCGGTGGGCTGGCTGCTGGCGACGGCACGGCGGCGGGCCATCGACGCCTTCCGCCGCAGGTCGGCGCTGGACGAGCGGTACGCCATGCTCGCCGGCCAACTGGCCGACGGTG
Protein-coding regions in this window:
- a CDS encoding YciI family protein, which translates into the protein MAKYMLIMRGTDESVAKMMETPFEEMLETVGRFNEELIRAGVLVAAEGLDDPSQGVVVDFSGETPVVTDGPYGETKELFGGFYVLDVASKEEAVEWAKRLPFFPGSKVEVRRVPGIEEFPQDNEWIIKERAWRERTGQL